The following are from one region of the Odontesthes bonariensis isolate fOdoBon6 chromosome 16, fOdoBon6.hap1, whole genome shotgun sequence genome:
- the fam76b gene encoding protein FAM76B isoform X1 produces the protein MATSALYACTKCNQRYPFEELSQGQQLCKECRIAHPIVKCTYCRSEFQQESKTNTICKKCAQNVKQFGTPKPCQYCNIIAAFIGTKCQRCTNSEKKYGPPQTCEQCKQQCAFDRKEEGRRKVDGKLLCWLCTLSYRRVLQKTKEQRKGFGSSNSSSLNEKDHHSRSHHHHHHHHHRHSSSHHKLSGSLSPEQEPGLWKQSHKSSSIQKETPKKKPKLELKPSNGDSSSITQSMDSGGTDNFILISQLKEEVMSLKRLLQQRDQTILEKDRKLTELKADFQYQESNMRVKMNQMEKSHKESMEQQQSKNRELMKQVAALSKGKKFDRTGSSLLLP, from the exons GAGTGTCGCATAGCACACCCAATAGTGAAGTGTACATACTGCAGATCTGAGTTCCAGCAGGAGAG TAAAACAAATACGATCTGCAAGAAATGTGCCCAGAACGTCAAGCAGTTCGGAACA cccAAACCCTGTCAGTACTGTAACATCATTGCAGCTTTCATCGGAACAAAGTGCCAGCGCTGTACTAACTCAGAGAAGAAATATGGACCTCCACAGACCTGCGAACAGTGTAAACAGCAATGCGCCTTTGACCGTAAGGAAGAGGGCAGAAGAAAG GTGGATGGAAAGCTGCTTTGCTGGCTGTGTACTCTGTCCTACCGCCGTGTCCTGCAGAAGACTAAAGAGCAGAGGAAGGGCTTCGGTTCTTCCAACTCCTCATCCCTGAACGAGAAAGACCATCACTCCAGGTCacaccatcatcaccaccaccaccatcacagACACAGCAGTTCTCACCACAA ACTGAGTGGGAGCTTGAGTCCTGAGCAGGAGCCGGGATTGTGGAAGCAGAG CCATAAATCGTCTTCAATCCAGAAGGAGACTCCAAAGAAGAAACCAAAACTGGAGCTGAAGCCATCCAATGGGGACAG CAGTTCCATCACTCAGTCTATGGATTCTGGTGGAACGGACAACTTCATCCTCATCAGCCAGCTGAAGGAGGAAGTCATGTCTCTGAAGAGACTTCTGCAGCAAAGGGATCAAACCATTCTTGAGAAGGACCGAAAG CTCACAGAGCTCAAAGCAGACTTTCAGTACCAGGAATCAAATATGAGAGTGAAGATGAACCAAATGGAAAAGTCGCATAAAGAGTCTATGGAGCAACAGCAG TCGAAGAACAGGGAGTTGATGAAACAAGTGGCTGCCCTGTCAAAGGGAAAAAAGTTTGACCGGACAGGAAGCTCACTGCTGTTGCCCTAA
- the fam76b gene encoding protein FAM76B isoform X2, whose translation MATSALYACTKCNQRYPFEELSQGQQLCKECRIAHPIVKCTYCRSEFQQESKTNTICKKCAQNVKQFGTPKPCQYCNIIAAFIGTKCQRCTNSEKKYGPPQTCEQCKQQCAFDRKEEGRRKVDGKLLCWLCTLSYRRVLQKTKEQRKGFGSSNSSSLNEKDHHSRSHHHHHHHHHRHSSSHHKLSGSLSPEQEPGLWKQSHKSSSIQKETPKKKPKLELKPSNGDSSITQSMDSGGTDNFILISQLKEEVMSLKRLLQQRDQTILEKDRKLTELKADFQYQESNMRVKMNQMEKSHKESMEQQQSKNRELMKQVAALSKGKKFDRTGSSLLLP comes from the exons GAGTGTCGCATAGCACACCCAATAGTGAAGTGTACATACTGCAGATCTGAGTTCCAGCAGGAGAG TAAAACAAATACGATCTGCAAGAAATGTGCCCAGAACGTCAAGCAGTTCGGAACA cccAAACCCTGTCAGTACTGTAACATCATTGCAGCTTTCATCGGAACAAAGTGCCAGCGCTGTACTAACTCAGAGAAGAAATATGGACCTCCACAGACCTGCGAACAGTGTAAACAGCAATGCGCCTTTGACCGTAAGGAAGAGGGCAGAAGAAAG GTGGATGGAAAGCTGCTTTGCTGGCTGTGTACTCTGTCCTACCGCCGTGTCCTGCAGAAGACTAAAGAGCAGAGGAAGGGCTTCGGTTCTTCCAACTCCTCATCCCTGAACGAGAAAGACCATCACTCCAGGTCacaccatcatcaccaccaccaccatcacagACACAGCAGTTCTCACCACAA ACTGAGTGGGAGCTTGAGTCCTGAGCAGGAGCCGGGATTGTGGAAGCAGAG CCATAAATCGTCTTCAATCCAGAAGGAGACTCCAAAGAAGAAACCAAAACTGGAGCTGAAGCCATCCAATGGGGACAG TTCCATCACTCAGTCTATGGATTCTGGTGGAACGGACAACTTCATCCTCATCAGCCAGCTGAAGGAGGAAGTCATGTCTCTGAAGAGACTTCTGCAGCAAAGGGATCAAACCATTCTTGAGAAGGACCGAAAG CTCACAGAGCTCAAAGCAGACTTTCAGTACCAGGAATCAAATATGAGAGTGAAGATGAACCAAATGGAAAAGTCGCATAAAGAGTCTATGGAGCAACAGCAG TCGAAGAACAGGGAGTTGATGAAACAAGTGGCTGCCCTGTCAAAGGGAAAAAAGTTTGACCGGACAGGAAGCTCACTGCTGTTGCCCTAA